From the Scatophagus argus isolate fScaArg1 chromosome 21, fScaArg1.pri, whole genome shotgun sequence genome, one window contains:
- the LOC124052573 gene encoding sulfotransferase 2B1-like, whose protein sequence is MTEAELYTVYKGVYVPSSVHSPHSLKYYEEFSFRPDDIIIATYPKSGTTWMQEIVPLIMSGGDPASVETLPNWDRVPWLEEQRAVTLNLEQRPSPRMFATHCHYNMMPKSFFEVKPKVIYVMRNPKDVFTSSFHYYGMTSFLVHPGPQSEFLHKFLDGKVMFGSWFDHIKSWLNAEDKEHIMYISYEEMIMDLKDSVARIAQFLEKSLDAEVIEKIADRCLFKNMKQNKMSNYSTVPREFMDQTKSEFLRKGIAGDWTNQLTEAEAEYFDAVYKDKMKDVKYKFVWD, encoded by the exons ATGACTGAGGCAGAGTTATACACGGTGTACAAGGGGGTCTACGTGCCCTCAAGTGTGCATTCTCCACACAGCCTCAAATACTACGAGGAGTTTTCTTTTCGACCAGATGATATCATCATTGCAACGTATCCCAAGTCAG GTACCACTTGGATGCAGGAGATTGTCCCTCTGATCATGAGTGGAGGAGATCCAGCTTCTGTTGAGACTCTTCCTAACTGGGACCGTGTTCCCTGGCTGGAGGAACAAAGGGCTGTCACCCTTAACCTTGAACAGAGGCCATCCCCACGCATGTTTGCTACACATTGCCATTACAACATGATGCCAAAATCCTTCTTTGAAGTCAAGCCAAAG GTCATCTATGTCATGAGGAACCCCAAAGATGTGTTTACATCTTCCTTTCACTATTACGGGATGACTTCCTTCCTGGTACACCCAGGCCCACAGAGCGAGTTCCTCCACAAGTTCCTGGATGGAAAAG TTATGTTTGGCTCCTGGTTTGATCATATAAAGAGCTGGCTGAATGCTGAGGATAAAGAGCACATAATGTACATCTCCTATGAAGAGATGATAATG GACCTGAAGGACTCTGTGGCCCGAATAGCTCAGTTCTTGGAGAAATCTCTGGACGCTGAGGTGATAGAGAAGATAGCAGACCGATGTTTGTTCAAGAACATGAAGCAGAACAAAATGTCCAACTATTCTACAGTTCCTCGTGAATTTATGGACCAGACGAAGTCTGAATTTCTCAGGAAAG gaaTTGCAGGAGACTGGACAAACCAACtgacagaagcagaagcagagtACTTTGATGCAgtttacaaagacaaaatgaaagatgtCAAATATAAATTTGTAtgggattaa
- the LOC124052572 gene encoding sulfotransferase 2B1-like, protein MTEAELYTVYKGVYVPSSVYPPHSLKYYEEFSFRPDDIIIATYPKSGTTWMQEIVPLIMNGGDPASVETLPNWERVPWLEACNSCSLNLEQRPSPRMFATHFQYNLMPSSFFEIKPKVIYVMRNPKDVFTSSFHYYGMTSFLVHPGPQSEFLHKFLDGKVMFGSWFDHIKSWLNAEDKEHIMYISYEEMIMDLKDSVARIAQFLEKSLDAEVIEKIADRCLFKNMKQNKMSNYSTVSHELMDQTKSEFLRKGIAGDWTNQLTEAEAEYFDAVYKDKMKDVKYKFVWD, encoded by the exons ATGACTGAGGCAGAGTTATACACGGTGTACAAGGGGGTCTACGTGCCCTCAAGTGTGTATCCTCCACACAGCCTCAAATACTACGAGGAGTTTTCTTTTCGACCAGATGATATCATCATTGCAACGTATCCCAAGTCAG GTACCACTTGGATGCAGGAGATTGTCCCTCTGATCATGAATGGAGGAGATCCAGCTTCTGTTGAGACTCTTCCTAACTGGGAACGTGTTCCCTGGCTGGAGGCGTGTAATTCCTGCAGTCTTAACCTTGAACAGAGGCCATCTCCACGCATGTTTGCCACACACTTCCAATACAACTTGATGCCATCATCCTTCTTTGAAATCAAGCCAAAG GTCATCTATGTCATGAGGAACCCCAAAGATGTGTTTACATCTTCCTTTCACTATTATGGGATGACTTCCTTCCTGGTACACCCAGGCCCACAGAGCGAGTTCCTCCACAAGTTCCTGGATGGAAAAG TTATGTTTGGCTCCTGGTTTGATCATATAAAGAGCTGGCTGAATGCTGAGGATAAAGAGCACATAATGTACATCTCCTATGAAGAGATGATAATG GACCTGAAGGACTCTGTGGCCCGAATAGCTCAGTTCTTGGAGAAATCTCTGGACGCTGAGGTGATAGAGAAGATAGCAGACCGATGTTTGTTCAAGAACATGAAGCAGAACAAAATGTCCAACTATTCTACAGTTTCTCATGAACTTATGGACCAGACGAAGTCTGAATTTCTCAGGAAAG gaaTTGCAGGAGACTGGACAAACCAACtgacagaagcagaagcagagtACTTTGATGCAgtttacaaagacaaaatgaaagatgtCAAATATAAATTTGTatgggattaa